In Paenibacillus sp. BIC5C1, a genomic segment contains:
- a CDS encoding Gfo/Idh/MocA family oxidoreductase, with protein MLKVAIIGAGAISAAHITAYLAFSERCQIVAVVDMYTEKAQKRINEYGLKGAQAVTDYHELLDQNIDLVSVCTPPYTHAPITCDFLHAGTHVLVEKPMASSLQEADMMLEAAQVSGKLLSVVAQNRFKTPMMKLKEVLDSKLMGPVVHVQVDSFWWRGHNYYDLWWRGTWEKEGGGCTLNHAVHHIDAMLWMMGPPVELQAMMANTAHDNAEVEDISMAMLRFQEGALGMITSSVVHHGEEQQLIFQGKEARVSAPWKVVASTARTNGFPEPNLDLEQQIQKLADELPDVIHVGHAGQVENVLNAIETGSPLLVDGKSGRDTLELIVGIYKSSSTGEKVTFPLEAEDAFYTRKGIMQHAVHFYEKKTAVENFEDVDITLGSKLES; from the coding sequence ATGTTAAAAGTAGCCATTATTGGAGCAGGCGCGATCAGTGCAGCGCATATTACAGCGTATTTGGCATTTTCTGAACGATGCCAGATCGTAGCTGTGGTGGATATGTACACGGAAAAAGCACAGAAACGAATTAACGAATACGGATTGAAAGGAGCGCAAGCTGTCACCGATTACCATGAATTGCTGGATCAAAACATTGATTTGGTTTCCGTCTGTACCCCTCCATATACCCACGCACCGATCACATGTGATTTTCTGCATGCTGGTACACATGTGTTGGTCGAAAAACCAATGGCTTCTTCTTTGCAAGAGGCGGATATGATGCTGGAAGCGGCCCAAGTGAGTGGTAAACTGCTATCAGTTGTGGCACAGAATCGTTTTAAGACACCGATGATGAAACTGAAAGAAGTGCTGGATAGCAAACTGATGGGGCCCGTTGTCCACGTACAGGTCGATTCGTTCTGGTGGCGGGGCCATAATTATTATGATCTGTGGTGGCGTGGCACATGGGAAAAAGAAGGCGGAGGATGTACTCTTAATCATGCGGTACACCATATTGATGCCATGCTTTGGATGATGGGTCCTCCGGTGGAATTGCAAGCCATGATGGCGAATACGGCGCATGATAATGCTGAAGTAGAGGATATTTCCATGGCGATGCTTCGTTTCCAAGAAGGAGCACTTGGCATGATCACCAGCTCCGTGGTACATCACGGAGAAGAGCAGCAGTTGATTTTTCAGGGTAAAGAGGCCAGGGTATCTGCGCCTTGGAAGGTTGTTGCTTCTACGGCACGAACGAATGGATTCCCAGAACCCAATCTAGATCTGGAACAACAGATTCAGAAACTTGCTGACGAATTACCGGATGTTATTCATGTGGGGCATGCTGGGCAAGTGGAAAATGTACTAAACGCCATTGAGACAGGATCACCACTTCTCGTGGATGGAAAGAGTGGACGAGATACACTGGAACTCATTGTAGGTATCTATAAATCGTCCAGTACAGGGGAGAAGGTTACTTTTCCACTAGAGGCGGAGGATGCTTTCTATACAAGGAAAGGGATTATGCAACATGCGGTGCATTTTTATGAAAAAAAGACAGCAGTGGAGAACTTCGAGGATGTGGATATTACGCTTGGGAGTAAGTTGGAGTCTTAG
- a CDS encoding glycoside hydrolase family 88 protein → MAKAESAVTKTYWQEVMQKLENKLPEMKKNIGDKSPHFAGDDGKYDNINTDWWVSGFWPGMLWIMYDMTGEESYRDAAWSWDETLEQWFIRPTGELHHDVGFQFLSTAVIKHKITGDEDALRRGLEAANFLAGRYNPVGKFIRAWNGDKYGWAIIDSMLNISLLFWASEVTGDPRYKHIAINHAETTMQYGVREDGSTKHILSFDPEDGHYIECFGGQGYAPESSWSRGTSWGLYGFANTYRYTQDERYLNTAKRIAHYFIAALPEDHVPYWDFRLPTLDGQSRDSSAASIAASGLLELAAAVPESEKRLYADAAERILRSLTENYAVWDQPEHESILLHATGSGNSFIDVSLIYGDYYYLEAIAKLNGWKHRVY, encoded by the coding sequence ATGGCCAAGGCAGAATCCGCTGTAACTAAGACATATTGGCAAGAAGTCATGCAGAAGCTGGAAAATAAATTGCCGGAGATGAAAAAAAACATTGGGGATAAAAGTCCTCATTTTGCCGGCGATGATGGGAAGTATGATAACATCAACACCGATTGGTGGGTTTCAGGTTTCTGGCCGGGTATGCTGTGGATTATGTACGATATGACAGGAGAGGAAAGCTACCGGGATGCGGCATGGTCGTGGGATGAAACTTTGGAGCAATGGTTTATAAGACCAACAGGAGAGCTTCATCACGATGTCGGCTTTCAGTTTCTCTCTACTGCTGTAATCAAACATAAAATAACAGGTGATGAGGATGCTCTCAGGCGTGGTCTGGAAGCAGCTAATTTCCTTGCAGGACGCTATAATCCCGTAGGCAAATTCATTCGTGCGTGGAATGGAGACAAATATGGCTGGGCCATCATTGATTCCATGCTTAATATCTCTTTGTTGTTCTGGGCCTCAGAAGTGACGGGAGATCCCCGCTACAAACATATTGCCATTAACCACGCCGAGACGACCATGCAGTATGGTGTTCGTGAAGACGGATCAACTAAACACATCCTTTCCTTTGACCCGGAGGATGGTCATTATATTGAATGTTTTGGTGGACAGGGATATGCTCCTGAATCCTCCTGGAGTCGTGGTACCTCATGGGGGTTATATGGATTCGCTAATACGTATCGTTATACCCAGGATGAGCGTTACCTGAACACAGCAAAACGAATCGCCCATTACTTTATTGCTGCGCTGCCAGAGGATCATGTACCTTACTGGGATTTCAGACTTCCTACCCTGGATGGTCAATCCCGGGACAGCTCTGCCGCATCAATCGCCGCATCCGGTCTCCTGGAACTCGCCGCCGCCGTTCCTGAAAGTGAGAAACGCCTCTATGCCGATGCAGCCGAACGAATTCTGCGTTCCTTAACAGAGAACTATGCAGTCTGGGATCAGCCAGAGCATGAATCGATTCTGCTGCACGCCACAGGCAGCGGCAATTCGTTCATCGATGTCTCCCTGATCTATGGAGATTATTATTATCTGGAAGCCATCGCAAAATTAAATGGATGGAAACATCGGGTGTATTGA
- a CDS encoding AraC family transcriptional regulator: MFERVDFQGNTLVWDYQIKSVNDFKGYYHWHQCGEILYVHEGQGIVVLNNHTYPIRKGMLFFFQPYQLHLVYAEVHPDTSYERNIFYVEPIVMDRYLEAFPHRRAFFSRLWKGRNQQQVFDLSLSMNQLDWIYEGYDQSRSRVGGEWEESVLFLLQLLNVLDQQTDGEQERQPHLVELRQLRHAEKMMHWIEEHYIDEIRLDHMADDIHLSKSYASRIFQQETGSSITDYVTARRLKQAYLLLETTTLSVEEVGRRAGFPNGSYFIQLFRKSAGTTPLQYRQHFERSSRH; this comes from the coding sequence ATGTTTGAGCGTGTGGACTTTCAGGGAAATACTTTGGTGTGGGATTATCAAATTAAGTCAGTGAACGATTTCAAAGGATACTATCATTGGCATCAATGTGGGGAAATCCTCTATGTCCATGAAGGGCAAGGCATTGTGGTTTTGAATAATCATACTTATCCCATTCGTAAAGGCATGCTCTTCTTTTTTCAGCCCTATCAGTTGCATCTCGTTTATGCCGAGGTACATCCAGATACCTCGTATGAAAGGAATATTTTCTATGTAGAGCCCATCGTAATGGACCGATATTTGGAAGCGTTTCCGCATCGCCGTGCTTTTTTTTCGAGGTTGTGGAAGGGGAGAAATCAACAGCAGGTTTTTGATCTGAGTTTATCTATGAATCAACTGGATTGGATATACGAAGGCTATGACCAGTCACGCAGTCGAGTTGGGGGAGAGTGGGAGGAATCGGTGCTGTTTTTGCTACAACTCTTGAATGTTTTGGATCAACAAACTGATGGGGAACAAGAGAGGCAACCACACTTGGTCGAATTACGTCAATTAAGACATGCGGAGAAGATGATGCATTGGATTGAAGAGCACTATATAGATGAAATCAGACTGGATCATATGGCGGACGATATCCACTTATCCAAGTCTTATGCTTCCCGTATCTTTCAGCAAGAAACAGGAAGCAGTATTACAGACTACGTCACAGCCCGAAGACTCAAGCAAGCTTATCTTTTGCTGGAGACGACAACTCTTTCCGTTGAAGAGGTGGGCAGACGGGCGGGATTCCCCAATGGATCTTATTTCATTCAATTATTTCGCAAGTCGGCGGGAACTACTCCGCTACAATATCGGCAGCATTTTGAACGCAGCAGCAGACATTAA
- a CDS encoding AraC family transcriptional regulator yields MPIITEDQFNLACRRTSTTVFREVFHAHSQMEITYIHDGYGQLITEGQAFSLEPGTLLIFRPFQLHQIQIQVTKANPFIRSVLMYEQHLLNSHSRQFAVSNRFTMDLLGHTSPLQPIRLSASSPLVQMIEQFADILPTLLPHEAEEDTRLFLLGLLAQLRYLWKDREYPSSATLPTSLPALHPHAEAVMQWIEEHYNEPFRLEDIADTLHISPYHLSHIFKKATGTTIVAYAQATRIRHACVLLTSTTHTVPEIGHRVGMSSPSYFCKVFRKATGTTPHQYRMKVQSR; encoded by the coding sequence ATGCCCATCATCACTGAGGATCAATTTAATCTGGCATGCCGTCGAACCTCCACCACTGTGTTCCGAGAGGTTTTTCACGCTCATTCACAGATGGAGATAACATACATTCATGATGGATATGGACAGCTAATAACCGAGGGTCAGGCATTCTCCCTTGAACCAGGTACACTGTTGATATTCCGCCCTTTTCAGCTGCATCAGATCCAGATTCAAGTCACGAAAGCAAATCCCTTTATTCGCAGTGTCCTGATGTATGAGCAGCACCTGCTGAACTCGCACTCTCGGCAATTTGCCGTATCCAATCGTTTTACAATGGACCTTCTCGGACATACATCTCCGCTTCAACCGATCCGTCTTTCTGCTTCATCCCCACTGGTCCAGATGATTGAGCAATTTGCCGATATTCTGCCTACGTTGCTTCCACATGAAGCAGAAGAGGATACACGACTCTTTTTACTTGGACTGCTCGCACAGCTTCGCTACCTTTGGAAGGATAGGGAGTATCCCAGCTCTGCTACGCTTCCAACGAGTCTTCCCGCCCTCCATCCTCACGCTGAGGCTGTCATGCAGTGGATTGAAGAGCACTACAATGAACCGTTTCGTCTGGAGGATATCGCAGATACACTGCATATCTCGCCATATCATTTGTCCCATATATTTAAAAAAGCTACCGGCACGACCATTGTTGCTTACGCCCAGGCTACACGTATTCGTCATGCTTGTGTGTTACTCACGAGTACCACACACACAGTTCCGGAAATAGGCCACCGTGTAGGCATGTCCAGCCCATCTTATTTTTGTAAAGTTTTCCGTAAAGCAACAGGCACTACGCCGCATCAGTATCGGATGAAAGTGCAGAGCAGATAA
- the zwf gene encoding glucose-6-phosphate dehydrogenase has protein sequence MDAMTFVLFGATGDLAKRKIYPALYNLYIDSKMPKSFSVIGLGRRELSDADFQANVEKSLHTFSRQTPEEEAQVRDFIGAFRYCSLNNTKLEDYTKLLELVQKREQELNIPQNRMFYMSVAPEFFEPIALNIQESGLGNTKGWKKLIIEKPFGHDLQSARELNEKLSNTFAEEEIYRIDHFLGKPMVQNIETLTYANPVIQALWSNRYIANVQITASETVGVEERAAYYDQSGALRDMFQNHMLQLLMMIGLHLPKRCTPEEIQFKKQKIAEALRPLTKENIVSEVVRAQYGAGELQGASVVGYLDEPDIPTGSQNETYVAARLWIDDPFWSEVPFYIRTGKRLAEKSTRIVIEFKAPLKTGHESENTTEPNLLTIEIGPKESISLQLNAKNPLNQGEVEPMHMNFNSGERNIPEAYENLIYDAMRGDSTFFAHWNEVELAWQWVQPILEAFQEGSVPLDTYSAGSQGPESADRLIAENGYRWW, from the coding sequence ATGGACGCAATGACATTTGTCCTCTTCGGGGCAACAGGCGATTTAGCCAAACGTAAGATTTATCCTGCATTATATAATTTGTACATTGATTCAAAAATGCCGAAATCCTTCTCCGTTATCGGTCTTGGACGGCGTGAATTGTCGGATGCTGACTTCCAGGCGAATGTTGAAAAGTCACTGCATACCTTCTCCCGTCAAACACCGGAAGAAGAAGCTCAGGTTCGCGACTTCATTGGAGCTTTCCGTTATTGTTCTTTAAATAATACGAAGCTTGAAGATTACACCAAATTGCTGGAACTGGTTCAGAAACGTGAACAAGAGCTGAATATTCCTCAAAATCGCATGTTCTACATGTCGGTTGCACCGGAATTCTTTGAGCCAATCGCACTGAACATTCAAGAAAGCGGCTTGGGTAACACCAAAGGCTGGAAAAAACTTATCATTGAAAAACCATTCGGACACGATCTTCAATCTGCTCGTGAGCTGAATGAGAAACTCAGCAACACCTTTGCGGAAGAAGAAATTTACCGTATTGACCATTTCCTTGGTAAACCGATGGTTCAAAATATTGAAACTCTCACTTACGCGAATCCGGTTATTCAGGCTTTGTGGTCCAACCGTTACATTGCCAACGTACAGATTACGGCAAGTGAAACGGTTGGTGTTGAAGAACGTGCAGCGTATTATGACCAAAGCGGTGCCCTTCGTGACATGTTCCAAAACCATATGCTCCAGTTGCTGATGATGATTGGTTTGCATTTGCCAAAACGCTGCACACCGGAAGAAATTCAATTCAAAAAGCAGAAGATCGCTGAAGCTCTTCGTCCATTGACGAAAGAGAATATCGTTTCTGAAGTCGTTCGGGCCCAATATGGAGCAGGCGAACTGCAAGGTGCTTCTGTTGTTGGATATCTGGACGAGCCTGACATTCCAACTGGTTCTCAGAATGAGACTTATGTTGCCGCGAGACTGTGGATCGATGACCCATTCTGGAGTGAAGTTCCATTTTACATTCGTACAGGTAAACGCCTGGCTGAAAAATCAACCAGAATTGTTATTGAATTCAAGGCCCCACTGAAAACAGGTCATGAATCCGAAAATACAACAGAGCCTAACCTGCTGACGATTGAAATTGGCCCGAAAGAAAGCATCTCGCTTCAATTGAATGCGAAAAATCCACTCAACCAAGGTGAAGTGGAACCGATGCACATGAACTTCAACTCAGGTGAACGCAACATTCCAGAAGCTTATGAAAACCTGATCTATGACGCGATGCGTGGAGATTCTACATTCTTTGCTCACTGGAACGAAGTTGAACTGGCTTGGCAATGGGTACAGCCGATCTTGGAAGCATTCCAAGAGGGAAGTGTGCCACTCGATACGTACAGCGCAGGTTCGCAAGGTCCTGAATCAGCAGATCGTCTGATTGCAGAGAACGGCTACCGTTGGTGGTAA
- the gnd gene encoding phosphogluconate dehydrogenase (NAD(+)-dependent, decarboxylating) yields MKLGLIGLGKMGLNLGRNLIDHKHEVVAFDLNAEAVNEMKEYGATGVSFYAEMVASLESPRVLWIMVPHNVVDAVLAEVSPLLSKGDIIIEAGNSHYKESIRRYEEMKPKGIHYMDAGTSGGMEGARNGACYMIGGDPEAWAIVEPAFKDTSVENGYLYAGKAGSGHFLKMVHNGIEYGMMASIGEGFDVLEKSGFDFDFEQVARVWNNGSVIRSWLMELTERAFSKDANLDEIKGVMHSSGEGRWTVETAFDLQTATPVIALSLLMRYRSLETDTFTGKVVAALRNEFGGHAVEKN; encoded by the coding sequence ATGAAACTTGGACTTATTGGATTAGGTAAAATGGGATTGAACCTGGGGAGAAACCTGATTGACCACAAACATGAAGTGGTTGCTTTTGACCTTAACGCTGAAGCTGTAAATGAAATGAAAGAATACGGTGCAACAGGCGTATCTTTTTATGCAGAAATGGTGGCTTCCCTTGAATCCCCACGTGTATTATGGATCATGGTTCCTCACAACGTGGTTGACGCTGTACTGGCTGAAGTAAGCCCACTGTTGTCCAAAGGCGACATCATCATCGAAGCGGGTAACTCGCACTACAAAGAATCCATCCGTCGTTATGAAGAAATGAAACCTAAAGGCATTCACTACATGGATGCTGGTACATCCGGCGGTATGGAAGGCGCACGTAATGGCGCTTGTTACATGATCGGTGGCGATCCTGAAGCTTGGGCAATCGTTGAGCCTGCATTCAAGGATACTTCCGTTGAAAATGGTTACCTGTATGCTGGTAAAGCAGGTAGCGGTCACTTCCTGAAAATGGTTCACAACGGTATCGAGTACGGTATGATGGCTTCCATCGGTGAAGGTTTCGACGTATTGGAGAAAAGCGGCTTCGATTTCGACTTCGAGCAAGTTGCTCGTGTATGGAACAACGGTTCCGTTATCCGTTCTTGGTTGATGGAATTGACAGAGCGTGCATTCTCCAAAGATGCTAACTTGGATGAAATCAAAGGCGTTATGCACTCTTCCGGTGAAGGACGTTGGACAGTTGAAACAGCATTTGACCTGCAAACAGCTACGCCAGTTATCGCATTGTCCCTGTTGATGCGTTACCGCTCCCTGGAAACAGACACGTTCACAGGTAAAGTTGTCGCAGCTTTGCGTAATGAATTTGGCGGTCACGCTGTAGAAAAAAATTAA
- a CDS encoding DUF3600 domain-containing protein has product MNIDEQLRTAYQEETEDWIIAERTKHKIMNAIRSESHLKRHRKKWLVTVLLVAVLIIPTGAYAGYTYLANEMYGSQENISAVGGTSEDYMRLEEKLQSAKAHLSEEEFIQFMGLMKQMGQMALKYTDQQGEMHPEQWSVTEQTEFNRLTAELEPFFKKLEAASVNSPKEPMDQEQFWKEQLAMAETKFSEEQFTEFKSLYEQMKQFEAMVMDQDGNMHEERLSAEQKEELKQVREQIFPFLEKLGLDVRKPSE; this is encoded by the coding sequence ATGAATATCGATGAACAGCTGCGAACAGCCTACCAGGAAGAGACGGAAGACTGGATCATTGCTGAGAGAACCAAACATAAAATCATGAATGCTATACGAAGTGAATCACATCTCAAAAGACATCGAAAAAAATGGCTGGTTACGGTGCTGCTGGTCGCTGTGCTCATCATTCCTACTGGGGCTTATGCGGGATATACTTATTTGGCTAACGAAATGTATGGTTCACAGGAAAATATATCAGCGGTGGGTGGAACATCGGAGGATTACATGAGACTGGAAGAGAAGCTTCAGTCAGCCAAAGCACATTTAAGTGAAGAGGAATTTATTCAATTTATGGGTCTGATGAAGCAAATGGGACAAATGGCTTTGAAGTATACGGATCAACAGGGAGAGATGCATCCCGAGCAATGGAGTGTCACAGAACAGACGGAGTTTAATCGTCTTACTGCAGAACTGGAACCATTTTTTAAAAAGCTGGAAGCAGCAAGTGTAAACTCTCCAAAAGAACCTATGGACCAGGAACAATTTTGGAAGGAACAGCTAGCAATGGCAGAGACGAAGTTTTCTGAGGAGCAGTTTACCGAGTTCAAATCGTTGTATGAACAGATGAAGCAGTTTGAAGCCATGGTGATGGATCAGGATGGGAACATGCATGAAGAACGATTGTCTGCGGAGCAGAAGGAAGAACTGAAGCAGGTACGTGAGCAGATTTTTCCCTTCTTGGAGAAGTTGGGACTGGATGTACGCAAACCGAGTGAGTAG
- a CDS encoding M23 family metallopeptidase — MQDRFTSRLTYSFWIKTLLAGTLLLPFLPVDVYGEPTAADSKPQAVEQKPADIFAARRHLYESIGQMTQIPWYRLAAIDQYERTISRAHPKDRKHPDRLTGIFMTSPAWRGWLNPDETDQHPGSIVFFNGYGRDGSGDGVADANNDLDILYSMASIIQNYGTKPEDFNIALWEYYHNSRAVQRIQQFAKLYEHFDSLDLFGHAFPVPLGTNYSYRSTWGTKRSWGGYRIHEGTDIFAPHGLPVRSTCYGVVEIKGWNPFGGWRIGIRDLNNHYHYYAHLSGFDKNAHIGEVVTPGQVLGWVGSSGYGKPGTQGKFPPHLHYGIYRDSGLNEWSFDPYPNLKHWEQEERKQKKAKSK; from the coding sequence GTGCAAGATCGCTTTACATCGCGGTTAACGTATTCCTTTTGGATCAAAACATTGCTTGCAGGCACACTGCTTCTCCCATTCTTGCCTGTTGATGTTTACGGTGAACCCACCGCCGCTGATTCCAAACCTCAGGCTGTAGAGCAAAAACCAGCGGACATTTTCGCTGCACGTCGACATCTATATGAAAGCATTGGTCAGATGACCCAAATTCCCTGGTACAGGCTCGCAGCGATTGATCAATACGAACGAACCATCTCGCGTGCACATCCGAAAGATCGTAAACATCCGGATCGGCTGACCGGTATATTCATGACCTCCCCAGCCTGGAGAGGCTGGCTCAATCCGGATGAGACGGATCAACATCCGGGTTCCATTGTCTTTTTCAATGGATATGGTCGTGATGGTTCTGGTGATGGTGTTGCAGATGCCAATAATGACCTGGATATACTTTACAGCATGGCTTCCATTATTCAGAATTATGGGACCAAACCGGAGGACTTCAACATCGCCCTGTGGGAATATTATCATAACTCCCGGGCGGTACAGCGCATTCAACAATTCGCGAAATTATATGAGCATTTTGACAGCCTTGATCTCTTTGGCCACGCCTTTCCCGTCCCTCTCGGAACCAACTACTCGTACCGCAGTACCTGGGGGACCAAACGCAGCTGGGGCGGGTACCGTATTCATGAAGGCACGGATATTTTTGCACCCCATGGCCTTCCTGTGCGCAGCACCTGTTACGGTGTCGTGGAAATCAAAGGCTGGAATCCGTTCGGCGGCTGGCGTATCGGTATTCGTGATCTGAACAACCATTACCACTATTACGCTCATCTATCCGGTTTCGACAAAAACGCCCATATCGGCGAAGTGGTTACCCCTGGTCAGGTTTTGGGCTGGGTGGGCAGTTCAGGGTATGGAAAACCAGGTACACAAGGCAAGTTTCCTCCTCACCTGCACTATGGTATCTATCGGGATAGCGGTCTGAATGAATGGTCGTTCGACCCTTACCCAAATCTGAAACATTGGGAGCAGGAAGAACGTAAACAGAAGAAAGCCAAAAGCAAATGA
- the yunB gene encoding sporulation protein YunB, whose amino-acid sequence MMRRRWRSRRRRKPPSGRRKMWLIILLVTAFCLMQGFAYVDKKMKPPIMHLAKIRVKQIATEAINKAITAQVSEGKSTEGLIDWKTDTAGKVSGFMLNYDEHMRITASTMNIVQSTLQNVHMLKEKIPLGQALGSPVLASFGPNIPVRIEPQGAVKVDLNTRQQNAGINMILVEVYIHIIAEVAVVVPFDMEPETVDTEIPISYLLVVGDVPMYYYDNQGKPVGSNGSNAPAIALPSGQTGVSSGHGGAPNSNSSNQQQAPANGLNGNGLEVEPDLSDPNGGLQLDVDVTH is encoded by the coding sequence ATGATGAGAAGACGATGGCGAAGCCGAAGACGCCGCAAGCCGCCAAGTGGCAGGCGCAAAATGTGGTTGATTATTTTATTGGTAACAGCATTTTGTTTGATGCAGGGTTTTGCCTATGTCGATAAGAAAATGAAACCACCCATCATGCATCTGGCCAAAATCAGAGTGAAGCAAATTGCAACGGAAGCGATCAACAAGGCGATAACAGCGCAGGTTTCTGAAGGGAAATCCACCGAAGGATTGATTGACTGGAAAACCGATACGGCTGGGAAAGTGTCCGGATTCATGCTGAACTATGACGAGCATATGCGGATCACCGCGAGTACGATGAACATCGTGCAATCCACTCTGCAGAACGTGCATATGTTAAAAGAAAAAATTCCGCTTGGGCAGGCGCTGGGCAGCCCGGTACTGGCATCCTTTGGTCCAAATATACCGGTTCGTATTGAGCCACAGGGAGCCGTCAAGGTGGATCTGAACACCCGTCAGCAGAACGCCGGTATAAACATGATTCTGGTTGAAGTGTACATTCACATCATTGCCGAAGTCGCGGTAGTGGTGCCCTTTGACATGGAACCTGAGACCGTTGATACGGAAATTCCGATATCTTACCTGTTGGTGGTCGGGGATGTGCCGATGTACTACTATGATAATCAGGGCAAGCCGGTGGGAAGCAACGGTAGCAATGCACCCGCCATTGCACTGCCATCGGGTCAGACGGGTGTTTCGAGTGGTCATGGAGGAGCACCGAATTCAAACTCTTCCAACCAGCAGCAGGCTCCGGCAAATGGTCTAAACGGAAATGGACTGGAGGTTGAGCCGGATTTGTCTGATCCGAATGGGGGATTGCAGCTTGACGTAGATGTAACCCACTAA
- the fsa gene encoding fructose-6-phosphate aldolase: MKFFLDTGNVEEIKRIERLGLVDGVTTNPSLIAKEGRVFKEVIQEICGVVKGPVSAEVIGLKAEDMLKEAYEIAEWAPNVVIKLPMTEDGLYACHELTQKGIKTNVTLIFSAAQGLMAAKAGATYISPFVGRLDDIAVDGMKLIRDLRLILDTYDLPSEIIAASIRNIKHVEDAALSGAHIATIPGSLLPTLWKHPLTDSGIERFLKDWESVPK; the protein is encoded by the coding sequence ATGAAATTTTTCTTAGATACAGGTAATGTTGAAGAAATCAAACGGATCGAACGTCTTGGTCTGGTGGATGGAGTCACGACCAACCCGTCTTTGATTGCCAAAGAAGGTCGCGTATTTAAAGAAGTGATTCAGGAGATCTGTGGCGTTGTTAAAGGCCCGGTCAGTGCTGAAGTTATCGGACTCAAAGCCGAGGATATGTTGAAGGAAGCTTATGAAATTGCAGAGTGGGCACCGAATGTAGTGATTAAACTACCGATGACCGAAGATGGACTCTATGCTTGTCATGAACTGACGCAAAAAGGAATTAAAACAAATGTAACGCTGATCTTCTCTGCAGCACAGGGCCTGATGGCAGCGAAAGCTGGCGCAACGTACATCAGTCCATTTGTTGGTCGTCTGGATGATATTGCGGTGGATGGCATGAAGCTGATTCGCGATCTGCGTCTCATTCTGGATACGTATGATTTGCCTTCCGAAATTATTGCAGCAAGCATCCGTAATATCAAACATGTGGAGGATGCAGCCCTTTCCGGTGCGCATATCGCGACCATTCCGGGTTCGCTCTTGCCAACATTGTGGAAACACCCGCTGACAGACAGCGGCATTGAACGCTTCCTGAAAGATTGGGAGTCCGTTCCGAAATAA
- a CDS encoding winged helix-turn-helix transcriptional regulator, protein MSDDENAKQICEKVEQSYQIIGRKWVALIIHTLMEEPKRFSEIHAYIPDLSKRVLNERMKELEEEGLVVRHVVTERPVRTEYMLSRKGTELGRALSSVERWADKWL, encoded by the coding sequence ATGAGCGATGATGAGAATGCCAAGCAAATATGCGAAAAGGTGGAACAGTCTTATCAGATCATTGGCCGGAAATGGGTAGCCCTCATTATTCATACATTGATGGAAGAACCCAAACGATTCAGTGAAATTCACGCTTATATCCCGGACCTAAGCAAACGGGTACTTAATGAACGAATGAAGGAACTGGAGGAAGAGGGACTTGTCGTGCGTCATGTGGTTACGGAACGCCCTGTTCGGACAGAATATATGTTATCCCGCAAAGGCACAGAGCTGGGACGCGCATTAAGCTCCGTAGAACGGTGGGCCGATAAGTGGCTGTAG